The Ictalurus punctatus breed USDA103 chromosome 17, Coco_2.0, whole genome shotgun sequence sequence AGCTGAAGCGCGCGCGAGTCGAAAAAGGCGCGAAAGGGGGCGCTGAAGTGTTTCTTCATAATCATTCAactccttttttgtttgtttgtttgtttgtttgactgattgattttctttttaaacgttCTGACAGAACGATATACTTGTATACTtgtacactctacacactattcTTCCCAGGAAAACGCGAGAATTATGATTTCACAGCCTATACACAGTCACGGGACTACTTTGTACACATTTACCTCAGAAGTGAtctcttcttttcttcataCTTATTGTTATACAATGAGCAAATTAGCCAATATatttagctaaattatatatctatGGGACAGGAAAGGTGTGAAAATGTggtatttttttgtgattggttGCAGatttatcacaaaaaaaaaccccaccacatATAGCATGACATCATATTCACAAATTATTATGCTAATCCTTGTACAGAAATGAAATACACACAATTTCCACCCTTATCATaaactatatggtcaaaagtatgtgcacccctgaccatcacactcgtaTGTGGTTCTTTctcaaactgttaccacaaggTTTGaggcacacaattgtataaaaCGTCTTTGCATGTTTTAGCATTACATGCAATTTCTTTTCATTGGAACTAAcaggctcaaacctgttccagcatgacagtacccctgtgcacaaagcaaactCCTTAAAGTTTGGCGTGAAAGAACTCAcatgtcctgcacagaaccctgacgtcaaccccactgaacatctttgggaggAACTAGAACTGGAGCCCCCTCACCATCACAACATCAGTGcttgacctcaacctcactaatgctcttgtagagCTTTACTGATCATCCCTACagtcatgctccaaaatctagtggaaagccttctcagaagaatggagcttattataagaggaaaatctggaatgggatgttcaacaagcacatgtaggtgtgatggtcggggtgtacatacttttggccttgTATATTGCAGATGTAGTTAGCCAGCCAAAAGTAGAAGGTTAATATAGCTAAGTTATAGCAACCTGATGTCCCACCCACAAGGGTGAGTCAAATTATAATGACATAAATTAGAATGAAATCGATATTTTTTCTATCGAATCCAAACTCTCTTTAAGCGCTTGAACACTTGCACTGAATAAAATGgagattatgttttttatttgactCAAGCTTGCAttttggttggctgtgtcagtCCTCCCTATACAACGTTGGGCAAACATTGGTagagttgttttaaaaaaaaaaaagtacttttccAACACCGGCTCAGTACCAGCAGTAGAGCAACATTTTCTGCTACAGTATCTATCTTAAAGTTTTTAATTCTGCTTAATACAACACTGAATGAAATgttatttatgaaatatttgCTATTGAGAacttttgttttcattaatgtccatccattttccataccgtttatcctacacagggtcacggagtctaacccagggaacttggggcacgagCCGGAgccaactgcacacacattcacacattacgcccaatttggaaatggcaatcagcctacaacgcgtgtcttttgactgggggaggagactggagtaccaggaggaaacccccaaagcacggggagaacatgcaaactccacacacacagagcagaggcgggattcgaatcccccagccctggaggtgtcaGACGAATGtgtaatcactaagccaccgtgcttgTAGTACTCCCCGTTTTCTTTAATGTTATAAATCTTATAGGTAAGGACATTGTCCTTTTGTTGTTATATTTTCTTCTCATCTGAGGTGGTAAATGATGTTAAGTTAGCCTATGAAACATGTGGGTAAGATATAACTACCATTATATGTAGTATAACCATTAATGAGCAGAAACAGCATTATCCTATGCTGTGGCATGGCAAAGGTAATCTGATTATCCATGTTTAGTCGCCTAATAGTAAATTTAATAAGGAATCATTAAAGCACATTTTATAAAGCCTTATAAAACCTGAAAGGTGTTTCTGGTTTTATGCAATTTCTTTTAACTGGGTCTCTAATGGCACACATGACCTCTTAATTACGATACCATTATGATGCTTTGCTTGGTCATTACAGTAAAATTAGCTCGCTGTGGTGCATATTTAGAGATGATGCTCATAAAACCTGAAGGTCAACAAGGAGATATGAATTACTGTAATACTCTCAGTTtaagtagaaaaaaaatcccaaattaCAGCCTCCTATCTTATTCCTATATATTATGCTAATTAGGTGTATTATCCAGAAATCAGATCTAGATCATACAGTACAGTTGCCATCGGTATAATAGAGTGAAACACATTTTCTGGTAGCTGTGAAGTCTGCCACCAATTTATTTTCTACTCAAGTGCAGTTCATACGACTCTGATAAGCATCTCAGTACCCAGGTTTCCCATCATGCCAGTGAAAATGCaactgctataaaaaaaataataaaataaaatccaggcGACAGACAAGAAATGAGGGTGAGATTCAAACCTGTCAAGTCCAGCAGCTAAGCcgtttttttcctctgaaactgCACAATACTCTATTACAAACATGGGTTAAAGCtttcaaatttacatttaaagtcTTTCACTTGACTATTCAGGTGTAATTGTTAGCATCCTTAGCAAGTGTAAAGCTACACATGGTACCTAAGAGTAATGGTTCAGTTGACCTGCATGCATGGAATtatgttatacacacacacacacacacacacacacacacacacatacacatatacatatatgtatatatatattaaatattaacagGACTGCTTCATAGGATGTCTCAATTATGGCTTTGACTGCATTTTACATACAGAATTCAACATTTTCCATTACTTTTTCAGACACCACTTTAATGCATTTTCAATCATTAATATCTAATATCTATAGAAGTCTGTCCCCACACCttgtacaaaaaaattaaagagaacatcaaatataaaattatcTTTACTGCATGAATTTCAGAATGGTTTAATTTTTTCTAAAACTTGCAGAAACAGGCTTCCATAAATAGCACTTATTTATtgtccagattttttttttaaaaagatgcttataaagactgttacatATTTGTACGTGAAACACGGTGGATATATGACGGTTAGCTATAATGGGTAATAATCATGTGTACTGTAAGTGAGATCAAACAATTAATATTCTCTAATGACATTTTCACTGATGCGTTATTGCTTCTATTGgtgaatatttacacatgtcTCGGAGCAGCATTCACATTCTAAGATTTTGATCCAAAATTTACAACACTACCAGAACTCGTTTGTCATCCATCTTTGCTCGCAAAGGCACTCAATCAACCGCTGACGAGGACATCATATTAAGCGATCTGAGACCACCAATTTTACCTCATGACCAAGGAATCCTACAGATTTATCGTGATAAatcatacaatgtaaagcagtCTTAAGTCTGTATTTTGAAGTACGCCAACATGCATGAGGCAAATTAGAGTAATGTTACGTTTTAAACGTAAAGTTTAAAGGCTGAAGGTTTTAGGAATGTAATCAGCCACAAGTTACTAAAACAGTCCCTTAACAatgattgcaaaaaaaaaaccctctattAACATTCATTTGAAAAAGCAGAATAATATCTcaacaacagaaaagtgttcaccCTAGTGTTGGAAAATCGCAAGTTTGAATCCCGATGATGTCACAGCCATCCGTGGCCGGAactccaagagagcaaaattggccatgctcccAGTAGGGGAGGGGAATACTctttctctcctgtcaatcacagtgacactagccaatcatggtgATCTGTGAGCCATGTATGCAaaagagggtagatagcgctttcctcctaATGTGTCCTACCTAGTCAAAGTCCCTGCCAGTTTACGCCCAGCTTCACACATCACAATTAAGGGTTAAGAAGGAAGAATAAATCAGATCTCAGGACCATGTGGGGACAAAACCATGCAGAGAGTGGCACACTGAATTAAATCAGCAAGGCCTtggttatttattataaataagacTTATTAAATCATGTTGAATGCAGGCATAAAGTCAGACACGCCTGATATAGAATCATGGTGTGATTCTGCAGAAACAAGATTGATTGCTCTTTTTGAAAATCATCAGGTCCTTTAGTCAAACCCAAAATCTTAAATgggaaaagggagagaaaaaaaccccatagtGTGCAATCAATGAAGCCGAGCTCAGACCTTTCATAAGAGAGGAGACTTCAGCCAAAGCTGCTTTTACAGAATTAAAATAGAGAGCTGTCAGACTTCTCTACTGTCTCGCACAACTCAGCACACACTTGATTAAACCGAGAAGTGCGTGTCCTTCAGAGAGCTGGGTTTGGGTTATTTCTGCCTCCTGTTATTTTAAACATACATTTCTTCATGTCATTTACACGTAAAACGtctattttaattcatttacgTAGTTGTTTGTTTGCACTAATCTTCtgatctttattaaaaaaaaacagagacgcAGTGACACGACTGCAGGATTTCTGGATTGCGTGCAAACTGAAAAAGACTTATGAGTCTTTTCTGCAATACTCATACTGCACTGTTTCATGCGACGTGAAGCACTACCCATGTAAATGTGCTGCGACCTTTTCATAGCTGCCGAAGCATTTAAAGTCTGATGCAGATTTGATGTTTTTTATGATATTGCATGTACTATTTAGAAACTGAAATCCCTGTGAGAGCCATGCTGTCCTCCTTCCTCCTCACATGACTGATTTCTCGTTTAGATAGAGGGAGACCTATATTTCTTCTCGTTCTGTTAACACGGGGAATTGTGCTTCTATGAAGATGAAAAATCCTGCATAACACTGATACAGTCTGACAACCCTTTGTTGGAgaactctctctcttctctctctctctctctctctctctctctctcatatctctgtgtttctctacACCATGTCTTCTTTAGGAAGAACATTAGGTTATCTAAGAGCTAGAAAACCATTAAACACAATGGTAGAGCTTAATAATATGTATGATACTGACTGTAGCCTATCTGTTGATCTAAACTTGGTTTCAGCTTATCAAGTATTGGAAAAGAACCACAGATATGACTTTGGACAAGGTTATGTATTCATAGGTACAAGTTATGGTGTGCATAGACGAATTGAGCTATACATTTATTAGTCACCGCTGTGGGAATGTTGACTAGTCAGGTGGTGGAAAAACTGTGAGGCAGATGTTAAAGAAAGCAGCTAAATGCTCTTTCATCTTAAGCAAGATGAAACCAATCCTACGGTCAACTGTACTTTGTGTGAAACCACActgaggaattattattatttaaattatctTTGGATAATATCTTTGTCTTTAACTTTATCAGAAGGTTACGAGATCAAATCCCAataccaccaagctgccactgttgggtgcTTGAGCTAAACCACTGCTCAGTTATATTGTAGCTTGTCATGATGGTAAGTCACTTTGAATAAGTCTCACCCAATAAGCGcactgggaaaaaaatgttaaaaagaaagaaagaaaaaaaaaatgaaagccaATCTCTAACCAATCCTACTCATCTAGTGTTTCCCGGTCAACTTGGAAAAACCCAATAAACGCTGCTGTAGACATCTCATCCTACACTCAAGGAAGGATGTGTTGATGGACATGAGCTTCTACGCTGCACACTCTCAGTTCAAGAATCAGCAATTTCCACAAGATGAATGATTGCATTTtaagaactgttttttttttttttttttttttgcatgtctaTTTCCTAAGAAACATTGCAACTGAAATTGAAATGTAATATATCCCGTGTATGGCGGCTAATTGAAGTGCAGCTTGATGCATTCTTTGCTAAAACTTTCAGGTTTACAGTGGAAAAAATAActtgttgattttttaaatactggttgattatttacaaaaaaaattttttttaattgactcaaatattaaaattttaaaataaacattttcaactGATGAAATTAAGTTAGTCATGTTTTAATGGGGGTGAAattagatatatatttttactaatCTAGCAATCCGTTAGatgatttaaatttttaaaacaacTATACCGGTTTGGCTGAAAACACCATTTAGTCTAAGGAAGTTTGCTGGTCATATATGCATGACTAATGCTACGGAgattgaaaatgaattaatcagaagAAATAACAGTAATGACTGAAACCCCAGGGAATAATTACTTATATAagacttttttccctttttgtaAACAACAACCAATAATTTCCTAAGGACAgaacaaaaacatcaaaaaatGTGGTAATCAACTCTCCAAGATTCCACTGATTAACATATTTCTTCAAGGAAATCTTAGGTCTGTTTAAGATCACTTAAAGTGAGACAAGAAGATAATGTTTACTTGTTTTTCAAATTCCATGCTAATATAGGAAATTTTCCGACCAAGTAAAATGAATGCAGTGATTAACGCAGCTAACAAGACACGGCTGGAACACTATTAATGACTAGTTGAGTAGGCGGAGACTCCAGATACAATTAGGAAGAAAGACACAATAAAAGGCCACTGTTGTTGACTGTCTCAATAGTGGTGTGTGCAGTTTGGGAGCAATGGCAAATACAAGGGTAAGTTTAGCACTTGTGGGGCTTTTTCTGGTCTTTAACTATGTTAGCAGTACTCCTGCATCTCTGCAAGCTGTGAAAATGCCACCTCAAGCTCCTCAGCTTCCTGGGAAGCCTACTTTGCAGCCACAGATGTCTGGTCAGGTTGCAAAATGCCAAGTGCAAGACTATGAAAGGGTTCCTTGTGGAGAACCTGGCATCAACAGTGATCAGTGCACCATTATAAACTGCTGTTTTGATGGTCAACAGTGCTATTATGGGAAGCTGGGTAAGATTGGAGTTCTATCTGACTTTTGATTTGTGGTAAAAATGATTAACTGACTCCTTTCTCTTTGGTATTGCCAGTGACTGTCCAGTGTACCCTTGATGGCCAGTTTGTGCTGGTGGTGGCCAGAGATGCAACAGTTCCCAGGATAAGCCTGGAGTCCATCAGCATGTTGGGAGGAAACACTGGACCCTGTAGTCCTGTTGACTCGAATACAGCCTTTGCTATATACCAGTTTCCTGTAACTGCTTGTGGGACAACCATGATGGTTTGTGTTTAATTGTTCCCAAATAGATGGTGTTCAATTTTAAGATGTATAGAAAGTGTGAGCTCTGCTATTCACCTCTGTCCAGGTACAAGGTGGCTATGTGGTCTATGAAAACAGGATGCTCTCTTCCTATGAAGTTGGGGTTGGACCCCGAGGAGCAATCACCAGAGACACTCACTATGAGTAAGATAACTAAAACTAATGACAGAGGATTCTTTAAGGCTTTTACTGATCTACTGTTTCCTTTGTAGGCTTTACTTCCAGTGTAAATATTCAGGTGTTAGCTTGGCCACTCTGGCTATTGACCCTTCAGCCAATGCTGATCCTCCTTCCATTGTTGCTTCTGGACCACTCCAAGTAGAACTAAGACTAGGAAATGGTCACTGTGTTGCAAAGGGGTGTGTGGAAGGTGAGAAACTCCTGTCTGGATATTAACATGCAGTCTGAATTGTGACTGGTCTGAACAGGATTTGATTCCCCCCTCTGCCACCCAACAGATGAAGTAGCCTATACCTCATACTACAGTGCTGCTGACTACCCTGTGACTAAGGTACTGAGGGAACCAGTGTATGTTGAAGTGCACATTGTGGGAAGAACTGATCCAAATATTGTCCTGGTTTTGGGAGGCTGCTGGGCGACTGCTTCCCCTAACCCCTACAGCCTTCCCCAGTGGGACCTTCTGGTGAATGGGTAAGCTCTTCACAGGTCTTCTGCTTGTGTAAACCAGTGACTGTAttgaacaggaagtgatgacCTTGTGTAATCCAAAGGTGTCCCTATAAGGATGACCGCTATTTGACCAAGCTGATGCCAGTTAATGGGATGTCTGGACTTGCATACCCTACCCACTACAGACGctttgtcctgaagatgttcaCGTTCGTGGATCCAGACTCTATGGCTCCAATGCATGAGACGGTAAGGGCTTGAGTTCTCTTTATGCTTCTGTACATGAAATGGGTTTgactgcttttttgttttccctCAGCTCTACATCCACTGCAGTACAGCTGTATGTCTTCCAACTGCACAAGACTCCTGTGAACCGACGTGTGCCAGAAGAAGTAGGTAGACTACCTTGACACTGTCTGTTCATTTGACTGGCTTCTGGACATGGTTCTCTTATTCTTCCTCAGGAAGAGATGTTGCAGCAGATGGGAGCTCTCCAAGCACATCAGGCATAGTGTCGAGTGGAGAAGTTATCTTTACCCAAGTTTAGGATGAATCTGTTAAATAAAGGTGTTTTTGCTCTGCAATTACATGACTTATTTTTCTCTACAATGTGTCCAGGTTGTCTAGTTTGGAAATGGGTAGAAGTGTTCATTTAGATTACTTTCTGACCTAGTGCCTTTCTGCATAGTTTCTTCAAATCAGTGCTGCTTTTGATGCTATACATCAGTCTTCTAAACCAGTGGTAACTGACCTTGTACCTGGAGCTCTTCCTTCCTGGAGACTTGTGGTTTGAGCAAAACTGTGCCCATCTGACCATGTAATCATTGCCTTACATTCAACAAGAATATTAGATTTTTGGTTgaagatgaaacctgcaggaagctATCAAGGTAATGGTTAGTGACGCCTATTCTAGACAGACTAGctccaggggtgtccaatcttaaaTGGAAAGGGCCactgggtgcaggttttcatatCAACCAAGTTGAAGCCACAACTTGGACTACTGCAAGAAAAGATCCACTTGTTGACCAAGTAGACTTGGATGTGGCTTATGCACaactggaatgaaaacctgcccAGGCAATCTGTCATTAAGGTTGGACTCTACTAGGCTCACTACTCTTTACTCTCTATATGCTGCCTCTGGTTAAGTTAGTTGTAAATATGGTATTGGCATCctctgctatgctgatgacacagcTACATGTCTCAGTAAAGCCAGGGGTCTATTCCAGAAAATAGGTTATGCAACTTACCTGGGTAAGTTTGATTTTGATGAGTCTTTgttagtcacatatacattacaacacagtgaaaatgttctttcatgcataccccagcatgccaggcagttagggtcagagcacagggtcagctgtgatacagtgccccctggagcagagagggttaagggccttgttcaagggctcaacagtggaagcttggcagtgctggggcttgaacccctgactttccaatcagtaacccagagccttaaccaccaccactgccccactatTTACAGGGTTACAGATAATGAACTTTCAGTTCCAAAAATGGTAATTTTCAGGGTATGTAAGTAGCCATAGCAACTTACACTCTGAACATAACCTCTTCTAGGGCAGGTTATGTTCCAGGTTTAGTTTGTCTTGGAGAGCTGATGAAGCATGGTGTGCCCTTTTGAAGAATGCTCTGTGGACAAGGAGGCACAGATTATACAAAATTTTCATATCCAAATGCATTTTTCAGGAGTTACCATTTTACATGTGACTTGTTAATGTATTTAACAAATCTTTTGAAACATCACATAGTCAATGTGACACATTGTGGATCAGCACTTAACACCAAGCACATTACgcattgcctttttttttctgccagagggaGTTTTCTGTATAAAGTGGGCAATGCAGGGCAGGTGGGAAAAGCAACTGTGTGTAAGGCAATTGGTACAGTATGCCTTGCACTCAAATGGTTCCTTCACATTTTTGTGCAGTTCTTTGGCAATTTCAGGTTTCCCAAATATGATTTGGATGCATTGATGGAACTGACATTTCTATTAAAGCTCATTCAATCAGTGAAGTAGACTATGTTAACAggaagtcattccatagcatcaaTGTGCAGGTAACAGTAGAATACTGGGTGCTGAATCAAAGTTTAGGGAATTAAATGCCACTTATTTCTGGTTGCCACTAACTAGGTAATATGTGACGACTCGCACCTCATCATGAACACAGAAGTAAAATGGCCAGGGTCTGTACTCAATGCCAGAATATTCTGAGGTCCCCTACTCTTTATGAAGACAGTCAAGAGGAACCCCCAGTGGACTAGAGAGATTGCAGGGTGTTATGAGATGTGATCTGCCAAAATCACTTCTAATTAAAAGACTAATGCACAAAGTAAACAGCCAAGTGTggttcattgtttatttatctcCTGTAATTGAAAAAgacttttgtatttattacttTATCATTCAGCAATAAATGGCTATCATCACTAGGCAAATACTTTGCTTAATGTTAGACAGTGCTTCAGCAGTTCAGTTTCAAGCCTGGCCTTTTTTATGTTCAccttttttccctccatttgaAGTTGCAGAAGGTCCATCTCCAGGTCACTTTTTCTAATTTGCATTTGAAGATGAACCTTATACAGCTCCTTTTCAGGCAGCTAGGAAGACAGAATGATAATTCAATATGATTGATATAAATGTctgtaatatatacacagacCAATTGTTTTTAATCAGGACAACTTCAAACTCCtctgtacagaaaaaaaaatactcctcTGTTTAGGAATCCCCAGCCATCATTTTTAAAGGGAAAATGACAAGGTTTTAATGatcacatctttttttttaaaaaaaagaaaagggaatgTATTATGTTATACCTCTGTGGGGGTCCCAGCATCTTCATTTTGTACCTTTGTCACAGTAGAGCTggtctcttcatcttcatcctacAGTACAAATTACTAATGATGTTTGGTCTAGCAAACAGAAGCAACACCTGAAGACAATAATCACTTTCACCTGAGGCAGGACGTTCTGTTGCAGGAGGGTTTATTAATACGATGTGTCCATCAGCAACAGTGAGAATATTAAATCAGATGCTCAATGTGCATTCTCAAACCAATACAACTAATATACAAAGACATATGGAACATCTAGTAGGGGCACTACAATTAAGATTACAGTCCACACCAtgtgcagtaaaataaaataaacatgcataATACACAAGTGAAACATTGCCAATAAAGAGTTATTTTAAAATTCCTTTTTTAGACCCTGGAAGTGTTTGTCGTCTTCCTTAATTAAGGATAAGTCACTTAAAGCACtggaaacttaaaaaaaatatatatatttttaaagtctaCGTACTAATATGCTGCACATACATTTTACCAAGCCACTTATATCATGGGAGGTAACTGACTCTGATGAACTGCCCTCTGGAACTACCCCCAGAACTGCCCCCTGGTTTAGGGGACCGTGGCAGCTCCTCAGCCGGAGTGAGAGAAGGTGTTGATGGTCCCCCAGCCATTTTACGGGCCTCTGCCTTCTTCCTGTGAATATTTAGAACAGAGAGAAAAGTTATCATAGAAGTTTGGGCCAATTAGTTCGGTTAGAATTTAGGAAGTTTATGAAATATGATCTCACGGGACTTATAGGATCAATGTTTAATTTTGCATCATAATGAAAGGAAACTTTTCAGATATTTATGAACTTATAAACTCACACTTACTTGATGCATTACTTTTTTCCAAGCCAACTCTCTGTTTGACGCAGCAGTTACTTATTGTTGTTCTTATAAATGGATTATATTCCTCATAAGCATGCATTAAAACCTTTATTTCTGCTTGGCTAAAGTATGCAGCTCACCTTTTCTCACCCTGGGTTTCCATGGTGACTCCTGAAATCGGTGATCCAGTGACATTATCTTTATATACTCACCGTACACGCGCGTTAACTCTGAGTTACCAATAGGGTGGTTGATTGAACTTACTCCTCACAGGTGTTCTGAAACCGAAAATCCCAGCATTGTTTGGATTAATCAACCTAGAGTTCAGGGTTTATGTAGCGTTAAGTTAACCTTGCTTTGTGGAATACCCTCCAGAATgcagtccttactagaaccagaagatatgaccacatcaccccatcttatccacactgcactggctcccagtacaACGCTGCAATGATtaataacattacaaaatgacCTACAAGCCACTGAATAATTTCATGTCACAGTACTTGAGCAGGGGTCAGAATTTTGTCTTACAAAGCCCTCCAGCTAAAGAGCAGTCTTCCATTTAATATTTAGGATTTAGACCAAGTCTCAATCTTAGTCCTAGCTATAttagcctgttttctttgctaatgccagAGTAGATTAGCATTGATTCCAGTATCAGCTAATACAAATTAGCTAGGGAGTGagtcaaattctagctaatggtaaaCATTGGTTACTTACATGATACTGTATTTTACTTGGactgattaattcattaacaaacTATGAAGCGTTACTCCTGCATACGACCACCACCAACAATTATAATAGTTTTAGATAAGTAATATTcacttttcacatgaaaacataatGGACTTAATTCCCtcagttaaaaacatttacGTTTTGGCTGGACAGTTCCATTTTTTACTTCCACTTTTGACATGTTACTGTATCTATCCTTTCACTTAAACATAACTTCTCAGTATTTTTTCGACCCCATGGATTCCTAGGATTGGTTCATTGCGTCTATGTACtggttatattttattatgaagCTTCAGATTTAATTCCTCACGATTATATTTTGTACTGCATGTTTAATTGTCCGTGCTTTCAGTTGA is a genomic window containing:
- the LOC108278048 gene encoding zona pellucida sperm-binding protein 4, whose amino-acid sequence is MANTRVSLALVGLFLVFNYVSSTPASLQAVKMPPQAPQLPGKPTLQPQMSGQVAKCQVQDYERVPCGEPGINSDQCTIINCCFDGQQCYYGKLVTVQCTLDGQFVLVVARDATVPRISLESISMLGGNTGPCSPVDSNTAFAIYQFPVTACGTTMMVQGGYVVYENRMLSSYEVGVGPRGAITRDTHYELYFQCKYSGVSLATLAIDPSANADPPSIVASGPLQVELRLGNGHCVAKGCVEDEVAYTSYYSAADYPVTKVLREPVYVEVHIVGRTDPNIVLVLGGCWATASPNPYSLPQWDLLVNGCPYKDDRYLTKLMPVNGMSGLAYPTHYRRFVLKMFTFVDPDSMAPMHETLYIHCSTAVCLPTAQDSCEPTCARRRRDVAADGSSPSTSGIVSSGEVIFTQV